From one Bradyrhizobium sp. Ash2021 genomic stretch:
- the paaD gene encoding 1,2-phenylacetyl-CoA epoxidase subunit PaaD, whose protein sequence is MVAAVLSDADLRQRAWNAAAQVVDPEIPVLTIADLGVLRDVAVSDGHVEVAITPTYSGCPAMNMIALEIELALEREGFRKPNIRTVLSPAWTTDWMSDDGRRKLREYGIAPPQAGSGRRALFGEQRVACPQCGSVDTEVLSEFGSTSCKALWRCKNCREPFDYFKCH, encoded by the coding sequence GCGGCTGCCCAAGTGGTCGACCCGGAAATCCCTGTGCTGACGATTGCCGATCTCGGCGTGCTCAGGGACGTCGCGGTCAGCGACGGCCATGTCGAGGTCGCGATCACGCCGACCTATTCCGGCTGCCCGGCGATGAACATGATCGCGCTGGAGATCGAACTGGCGCTGGAACGCGAAGGCTTTCGCAAGCCGAACATCCGCACCGTGCTGTCGCCGGCTTGGACCACCGACTGGATGAGCGACGATGGCCGCCGCAAGCTCAGGGAATACGGCATCGCACCGCCGCAGGCTGGCAGCGGCCGCCGCGCGCTGTTCGGCGAACAGCGGGTGGCGTGCCCGCAATGCGGATCTGTCGATACCGAAGTGCTGTCCGAGTTCGGCTCGACCTCCTGCAAGGCGCTGTGGCGCTGCAAGAACTGCCGCGAACCCTTCGACTATTTCAAGTGTCACTGA
- the paaE gene encoding 1,2-phenylacetyl-CoA epoxidase subunit PaaE produces the protein MSLAPRFHRLSVNDLRREAPDAVSLTFAIPRELADDYSFAPGQYLTLRMTMDGEEVRRSYSICSGPDDGELRIAVKKVDGGAFSSWAADELKAGDELDVMTPTGRFGVAHAPDSARVYVGFAAGSGITPILSIVKGVLTREPNSRFFLFYGNRSTSGMLFLEELEELKDRFMQRFSLFHVISGEEQDIPILHGRLDGDKVRVLLRSLVPAPSVDHVFICGPSGMSEDIETTCRAIGIADDKIHVERFVSEFGGKPRAKKVVSASAPPKATASLIIDGKRREIPVAEDESILDAALRAGMDLPFACKGGMCSTCRAKLVEGEAQMEVNYSLEPWELKAGFILACQARPCSDKVVVDYDHV, from the coding sequence ATGTCGCTAGCCCCGCGTTTTCACCGCCTTTCCGTCAACGACCTGCGCCGCGAAGCGCCGGATGCGGTGTCGCTGACATTTGCGATTCCCAGAGAGCTGGCCGACGATTACAGCTTCGCGCCGGGCCAATATCTGACCCTGCGCATGACGATGGACGGCGAGGAGGTGCGCCGGTCCTATTCGATCTGCTCCGGCCCCGATGATGGTGAATTGCGGATCGCCGTGAAGAAGGTCGACGGCGGGGCGTTCTCGAGCTGGGCTGCGGATGAATTGAAGGCCGGCGACGAGCTCGACGTGATGACGCCGACCGGCCGCTTCGGCGTCGCGCATGCGCCCGATTCCGCGCGGGTCTATGTCGGATTTGCCGCGGGCTCGGGCATCACGCCGATCCTGTCGATCGTGAAGGGCGTGCTGACGCGCGAGCCGAACAGCCGCTTCTTCCTGTTCTACGGCAACCGCTCGACCTCGGGCATGCTGTTCCTCGAAGAACTGGAAGAGCTGAAAGACCGTTTCATGCAGCGCTTCTCGCTGTTCCATGTCATCTCGGGCGAAGAGCAGGACATTCCGATCCTGCACGGCCGGCTCGATGGCGACAAGGTGAGGGTGCTGCTGCGTTCGCTGGTGCCGGCGCCCAGCGTCGACCACGTCTTCATCTGCGGGCCATCAGGCATGAGCGAGGACATCGAGACCACCTGCCGCGCGATCGGCATTGCCGATGACAAAATTCACGTCGAGCGCTTTGTCTCTGAATTCGGCGGCAAGCCGCGCGCGAAGAAAGTCGTTTCGGCGAGCGCGCCGCCGAAGGCAACGGCTTCGCTGATCATCGACGGCAAGCGCCGTGAAATCCCGGTCGCCGAGGATGAATCGATCCTCGATGCGGCGCTGCGCGCCGGCATGGATCTGCCGTTCGCCTGCAAGGGCGGCATGTGTTCGACCTGCCGCGCCAAGCTGGTCGAGGGCGAAGCGCAGATGGAAGTGAACTATTCGCTGGAACCGTGGGAGCTGAAGGCGGGATTTATTCTCGCCTGCCAGGCGCGGCCATGCTCGGACAAGGTCGTGGTCGATTACGACCATGTTTGA
- the paaI gene encoding hydroxyphenylacetyl-CoA thioesterase PaaI, with protein MNVKATLSPQDLARACADAMWKEDDASQGLGMEIVEIKPGQATLSMTVRPNMVNGQRIAHGGFIFTLADSAFAFACNTHNDRVVAAEGNITFIRPGKLGDLLVATAREISRSGRSGIYDVRVTANDIVIAEFRGHSRSIGGTWLPAADTETKQK; from the coding sequence GTGAACGTCAAGGCTACGCTTTCGCCGCAAGATCTCGCGCGCGCCTGCGCGGACGCGATGTGGAAGGAGGATGACGCCAGTCAGGGCCTCGGCATGGAGATTGTCGAGATCAAGCCCGGGCAGGCGACGCTTTCCATGACCGTGAGGCCGAACATGGTCAACGGTCAGCGCATCGCCCATGGCGGCTTCATCTTCACGCTGGCGGATTCCGCCTTCGCCTTTGCCTGCAACACCCATAACGACCGCGTCGTCGCCGCGGAGGGTAACATCACCTTCATCCGGCCGGGCAAGCTCGGCGACCTGCTGGTCGCGACCGCGCGCGAAATCTCGCGCAGCGGGCGATCCGGAATCTACGACGTGCGCGTCACCGCGAACGACATTGTGATTGCCGAGTTTCGCGGCCATTCGCGCAGCATCGGCGGCACCTGGTTGCCGGCGGCGGATACCGAGACCAAACAAAAATAG
- the paaK gene encoding phenylacetate--CoA ligase PaaK, producing the protein MAMTKLKSSRSGYRAEMDDAERASRDEIMALQTKRLAWSLAYAYDNVAHYKKSFDKAGVHPSDFKQLSDLAKFPFTVKTDLRDNYPFYMFAVPREKLVRVHASSGTTGKPIVVGYTRGDIDTWSDVMARSIRAAGGRSGMIMHNAYGYGLFTGGLGAHYGAEKLGCTVVPVSGGMTERQVQLINDFKPDIITVTPSYMLAILDEFKKQGLDPRKCSLKYGIFGAEPWTNAMRAEIEHAFDMDATDIYGLSEVIGPGVAQECVETKDGLHIWEDHFYPEVIDPETGVVLPDGEKGELVFTSLTKEGFPIIRYRTRDLTRLLPGTARPGMRRMEKVTGRSDDMIILRGVNVFPTQIEEALLATDWCGGHFVIELTREGRMDEMTVLAEARSESWDGSGLAGQAEKVAVFIKNTIGVTARIKAVAPDTLERSLGKAKRVYDKRPKG; encoded by the coding sequence ATGGCCATGACGAAACTCAAATCCAGCAGAAGCGGCTACCGCGCCGAAATGGACGACGCCGAGCGCGCCTCGCGCGACGAGATCATGGCGTTGCAGACCAAACGCCTCGCCTGGTCGCTGGCGTATGCCTACGACAACGTCGCGCATTACAAAAAATCGTTCGACAAGGCCGGCGTGCATCCGTCCGATTTCAAGCAGCTGTCGGATTTGGCCAAATTTCCATTCACGGTCAAAACCGATTTGCGCGACAATTATCCGTTCTACATGTTCGCGGTGCCGCGCGAAAAACTCGTGCGCGTCCACGCGTCTTCCGGCACCACCGGCAAGCCGATCGTGGTCGGCTACACCAGGGGCGATATCGACACCTGGTCGGATGTGATGGCGCGATCGATCCGCGCCGCCGGCGGCCGCTCCGGCATGATCATGCATAACGCCTATGGCTATGGCTTGTTCACCGGTGGCCTGGGTGCCCATTATGGCGCCGAAAAACTCGGCTGCACCGTTGTGCCGGTTTCCGGCGGCATGACCGAGCGGCAGGTGCAGCTGATCAACGATTTCAAGCCCGACATCATCACGGTGACGCCGAGCTACATGCTGGCGATCCTTGACGAGTTCAAAAAGCAGGGCCTCGACCCGCGCAAATGCTCGCTCAAATATGGCATCTTCGGCGCCGAGCCCTGGACCAACGCGATGCGCGCCGAGATCGAGCATGCCTTCGACATGGACGCGACCGACATCTATGGCCTCTCCGAGGTAATCGGCCCCGGCGTCGCGCAGGAATGCGTGGAGACCAAGGACGGCCTGCACATCTGGGAGGATCATTTCTATCCCGAGGTGATCGATCCCGAGACCGGCGTGGTGCTGCCCGACGGCGAGAAGGGCGAGCTGGTGTTCACCTCGCTGACCAAGGAAGGTTTTCCGATCATCCGCTATCGCACCCGCGACCTGACGCGGCTGCTGCCGGGCACGGCGCGGCCGGGTATGCGGCGGATGGAGAAGGTCACGGGACGGTCGGACGACATGATCATCCTGCGCGGCGTCAACGTGTTCCCGACCCAGATCGAGGAGGCGCTGCTGGCCACCGACTGGTGCGGCGGCCATTTCGTCATCGAGCTGACGCGCGAAGGGCGAATGGACGAAATGACGGTGCTGGCGGAAGCGCGTTCCGAGAGCTGGGACGGCAGCGGTCTGGCCGGGCAGGCCGAAAAGGTCGCGGTCTTCATCAAGAACACGATTGGCGTCACCGCGCGCATCAAGGCGGTGGCGCCCGACACGCTGGAACGTTCGCTCGGCAAGGCGAAACGGGTTTACGACAAGCGGCCGAAAGGGTAA
- a CDS encoding zinc-binding alcohol dehydrogenase family protein: MPVAEKPNAPPVAIEARCVRLSARADNAASLAPGVETRALSRGADELLIEVKAAAVNPSDVKAATGLMAYAVFPRTPGRDYAGVVVDGPAGWVGREVFGSSGDLGIRRDGTHATYLVVEADAVVEKPAGLSWEQAAGIGVPFVTAMEGLRRAGVPKPGETVLVMGVNGKVGQAAVQIASWHGARVIGVVRRNEPYEGHTNSKVDVIDASATDVATRVRELTGGKGADIVFNTVGDPYFQAAHQSLALRGRQILIAAVDRIVQFNILEFYRGQHTYVGIDTLGLSSIATGAVLRELGPGFAGGHLKPFPIKPAAIYPLEQAKAAFIAVAGSSRDRVILRP; the protein is encoded by the coding sequence ATGCCGGTTGCCGAAAAGCCAAATGCGCCACCTGTTGCGATCGAGGCGCGTTGCGTCCGGCTGTCGGCGAGGGCGGACAATGCCGCTTCGCTGGCGCCGGGGGTCGAGACCCGCGCTTTGTCGCGCGGCGCCGATGAGCTGCTGATCGAGGTCAAGGCGGCGGCGGTCAATCCGTCGGACGTCAAGGCCGCCACCGGGTTGATGGCCTATGCGGTATTTCCCCGGACGCCGGGCCGCGACTATGCGGGGGTCGTGGTCGACGGCCCGGCGGGCTGGGTCGGGCGCGAAGTGTTCGGCTCCTCCGGCGATCTCGGCATCCGCCGCGACGGCACCCATGCGACGTATCTCGTGGTCGAAGCCGATGCGGTGGTCGAAAAGCCTGCGGGTCTATCGTGGGAGCAGGCCGCGGGCATCGGCGTTCCCTTCGTCACCGCCATGGAAGGCCTGCGCCGCGCCGGCGTTCCGAAGCCGGGCGAGACCGTGCTGGTCATGGGCGTCAACGGCAAGGTCGGTCAGGCGGCGGTGCAGATCGCGAGCTGGCACGGCGCGCGCGTGATCGGCGTGGTGCGCAGAAACGAGCCCTATGAAGGCCACACGAATTCCAAGGTCGACGTCATCGATGCCTCGGCGACGGATGTCGCGACGCGGGTCCGTGAACTCACCGGCGGCAAGGGCGCCGATATCGTGTTCAATACTGTCGGCGATCCCTATTTCCAGGCCGCGCATCAATCGCTCGCCTTGCGCGGACGCCAGATACTGATCGCCGCGGTCGACCGCATCGTGCAGTTCAACATTCTGGAATTCTATCGCGGCCAGCACACCTATGTCGGCATCGACACGCTCGGCCTGTCGTCGATCGCGACCGGCGCGGTGCTGCGCGAGCTCGGCCCCGGCTTCGCTGGCGGGCATCTGAAACCGTTTCCGATCAAGCCGGCCGCGATCTATCCTCTGGAGCAGGCCAAGGCAGCGTTCATCGCAGTCGCGGGCTCGTCGCGCGACCGCGTCATCCTGCGGCCGTAG
- a CDS encoding YeeE/YedE family protein: protein MDSAANIVVLAGLVIGLIYGAVGLLSGFCMMSSLRGLWAEGDGRLVRTYALAIGVAIAASQLLAARGLVDLGKSIYLQPSFSAPVMFLGGLLFGYGMVMSNGCGSRALVLLGRGNLRSFVVVIVLGIFAEMTLKGLIAPARIAMVQASQATAKLTSVPALLSAAGLGEIPSRMIAASVLGAALIIFAFAHEPFRKSWGQIAAGLIVGVLVAAGWYATGYLGADDFNPTPVTSLTFIAPIADALQYVMLSTGSTLNFGIVTVFGVFAGSLATALATGRFHLEGYQSPRHMLRSAGGAALMGAGGVMALGCSIGQGLTGLSTLSLASFVAVAGILAGTAIGLRGALRVRPLAAA, encoded by the coding sequence ATGGACTCCGCCGCCAACATCGTCGTCCTTGCCGGCCTCGTCATCGGTCTGATCTATGGCGCGGTTGGGCTGCTCTCGGGCTTTTGCATGATGAGCAGCCTGCGCGGCCTGTGGGCGGAGGGCGACGGCCGACTGGTCCGCACCTACGCGCTGGCGATCGGGGTTGCGATTGCGGCCTCGCAGCTTCTCGCGGCACGCGGTCTGGTCGATCTCGGCAAGTCGATCTATCTGCAGCCGTCATTCTCGGCGCCGGTTATGTTCCTCGGCGGGCTATTGTTCGGCTACGGCATGGTGATGTCGAACGGCTGCGGCTCGCGGGCGCTGGTGCTGCTCGGCCGCGGCAATCTGCGTTCCTTCGTCGTGGTGATCGTGCTCGGCATTTTCGCGGAGATGACGCTGAAGGGTCTGATCGCGCCGGCGCGCATCGCGATGGTGCAGGCGTCGCAGGCGACGGCGAAGCTGACCTCGGTGCCGGCGTTGCTGTCCGCCGCCGGGCTCGGCGAGATCCCCTCGCGCATGATCGCCGCTTCGGTCCTGGGCGCGGCGCTGATCATCTTTGCTTTCGCGCATGAGCCGTTCCGGAAATCATGGGGCCAGATCGCCGCCGGCCTTATCGTCGGCGTTCTCGTCGCCGCCGGCTGGTACGCGACCGGCTATCTCGGCGCCGACGATTTCAATCCGACGCCGGTGACTTCGCTCACCTTCATCGCGCCGATCGCGGACGCGCTGCAATATGTCATGCTGTCGACGGGATCGACGCTGAATTTCGGCATCGTCACGGTGTTCGGCGTGTTTGCCGGCAGTCTGGCGACGGCACTGGCCACCGGCCGCTTTCATCTCGAAGGCTATCAATCGCCGCGTCATATGCTGCGCTCCGCCGGCGGCGCGGCGCTGATGGGCGCCGGCGGCGTCATGGCGCTCGGCTGCTCGATCGGGCAGGGGCTGACGGGGCTCTCGACGCTGTCGCTGGCGTCATTCGTTGCGGTCGCCGGAATTTTGGCGGGCACTGCCATTGGCCTGCGCGGCGCGCTCCGCGTCCGGCCGCTGGCCGCGGCCTAG
- a CDS encoding bifunctional alpha/beta hydrolase/OsmC family protein — translation MPTERFQFTGEGGHQLAAALDLPERKPTAYALFAHCFTCGKDVLAAKRIATALAAKGIAVLRFDFTGLGSSEGDFANSTFSSNVADLVRAADHLRETRQAPTILIGHSLGGAAILAAAGQVPEARAVVTIAAPSDPAHVTNFFKDRIEDIRKHGEVEVALAGRPFRIKREFLDDIAEHGLMAHVAKLHKALLIMHSPTDDTVGIDNATQIFVAAKHPKSFVSLAGADHLLSGKRDAAYVAGVITAWSERYIDVAAAEPTADPGEAPRHVVVRETRASKFQQTVSMGPHQMLADEPTAAGGQDSGPGPYDFVLAGLGACTSMTMRMYADRKSLPLERVTVTLQHSKIHAEDCAECETKVGMLDQIDRVITIEGALDADQRQRLMEIADKCPVHRTLTSEVRIVTKAAD, via the coding sequence GTGCCAACTGAACGTTTCCAATTCACCGGCGAAGGCGGCCATCAACTCGCCGCGGCACTCGATCTGCCTGAGCGCAAGCCTACCGCCTACGCGCTGTTCGCGCATTGCTTCACCTGCGGCAAGGACGTGCTGGCGGCGAAGCGGATCGCGACCGCGCTGGCGGCCAAGGGAATAGCGGTGCTGCGGTTCGATTTCACCGGCCTTGGCTCCAGCGAAGGCGATTTCGCCAATTCGACCTTCTCCTCCAACGTCGCCGACCTCGTCCGCGCCGCCGATCATTTGCGCGAGACCCGGCAGGCGCCGACGATCCTGATCGGGCACAGCCTCGGCGGCGCCGCGATCCTGGCCGCGGCTGGACAAGTTCCGGAAGCCAGGGCGGTGGTCACGATCGCAGCCCCCTCCGATCCCGCGCATGTCACCAATTTTTTCAAAGATCGCATCGAGGACATCCGCAAGCACGGCGAGGTCGAAGTCGCACTCGCCGGCCGGCCGTTCCGCATCAAGCGCGAATTCCTCGACGACATCGCCGAGCACGGCCTGATGGCGCATGTCGCGAAACTGCACAAGGCGCTGCTGATCATGCATTCGCCGACCGACGATACCGTCGGGATCGACAATGCCACGCAGATCTTCGTCGCAGCAAAACATCCCAAGAGTTTTGTCTCACTGGCGGGCGCGGATCATCTGCTAAGCGGCAAGCGCGATGCCGCCTATGTCGCCGGTGTCATCACCGCCTGGTCCGAACGCTACATCGACGTCGCTGCCGCGGAACCGACCGCCGATCCGGGCGAAGCGCCGCGCCATGTCGTGGTGCGCGAGACCCGCGCCAGCAAGTTCCAGCAAACCGTCAGCATGGGGCCGCACCAGATGCTGGCCGACGAACCCACAGCCGCCGGTGGTCAGGATAGCGGCCCCGGGCCGTATGATTTCGTGCTCGCGGGCCTCGGCGCCTGCACCTCGATGACCATGCGGATGTATGCCGACCGCAAATCGCTGCCGCTCGAGCGCGTCACGGTGACGCTCCAGCACAGCAAGATCCATGCGGAAGATTGCGCCGAATGCGAAACCAAGGTGGGGATGCTCGACCAGATCGACCGCGTGATCACGATCGAGGGCGCGCTCGACGCCGATCAACGCCAACGGCTGATGGAGATCGCCGACAAGTGCCCGGTGCATCGCACCCTGACGTCGGAGGTGCGTATCGTGACCAAGGCTGCGGATTGA
- a CDS encoding sulfite oxidase-like oxidoreductase has protein sequence MTDDNEPPPESKLTRSKERWAREGRFLTGKISRPEDQRLPPGQHLTKDWPTLDLGLTPNISRERWRLDVYGVVEQPIFWDFNQFTAQPQTKFLSDIHCVTTWSRYDNQWEGLATRDLLMACQPRDEARFVVLHSHDGYITNLSLEDFAAEDALLAHSWSGQPLEQEHGGPVRLVVPHLYFWKSAKWLQSIEFLSEDALGYWEVRGYHNRGDPWKEERYSGD, from the coding sequence ATGACCGACGACAACGAGCCGCCGCCCGAGAGCAAGCTGACGCGCAGCAAGGAACGCTGGGCGCGCGAGGGACGCTTCCTCACCGGAAAGATCTCGCGTCCCGAAGACCAGCGCCTGCCGCCCGGACAGCATCTAACGAAGGATTGGCCGACGCTCGATCTCGGCTTGACGCCGAACATCTCGCGCGAGCGCTGGCGGCTCGACGTTTACGGCGTGGTCGAACAGCCGATCTTCTGGGATTTTAATCAGTTCACGGCGCAGCCCCAGACGAAATTCCTGTCCGACATCCACTGCGTCACGACCTGGTCGCGCTACGACAATCAATGGGAAGGCCTCGCCACGCGCGATCTGCTGATGGCCTGCCAGCCCCGCGACGAGGCACGCTTCGTGGTGCTGCATTCCCATGACGGCTACATCACCAATCTTTCGCTGGAAGATTTTGCCGCCGAGGACGCCCTGCTCGCGCATAGCTGGTCGGGCCAGCCGCTGGAGCAGGAGCACGGCGGCCCGGTGCGCCTGGTCGTGCCGCATCTCTATTTCTGGAAGAGCGCCAAATGGCTGCAGAGCATCGAATTCCTTAGCGAGGACGCGCTGGGCTATTGGGAAGTGCGCGGCTATCACAACCGCGGCGATCCCTGGAAGGAAGAGCGATATTCCGGGGATTGA